The following coding sequences lie in one Arachis ipaensis cultivar K30076 chromosome B05, Araip1.1, whole genome shotgun sequence genomic window:
- the LOC107643374 gene encoding uncharacterized protein LOC107643374 isoform X1 — translation MSSIINLEEVPVTPMKRDPAWKHVQMFKNGKKEQLKCIYCMKLFNGGGIYRVKEHLACRKGNGSICSLVPKDVRFHMQQSLEDSGTKNIKKGKKQKQQKQQKKQKIEEEVMPLVSNQVDENDEVVDARVGEGMSKNAAMKKRKKQKAEEEETMVSNQVFENHELVVAGEGMSINLVDAHVGEGMSKNAAIKKRKKQKAEEEETMVSNQVFENHELVVAGEGMSINLVDAHAGEGMSKNAATKKRKKQKAEEEETMVSNQVFENHELVVAGEGMSINVEMTKNSTPMHSTDIDADSEAVLAVEKNALGPKGFDNDIKTAIGQFLYYVGAPFDAVNSVYFKQMVEAISSRGSGFECPSQHELRGWVLKYSVEEMKNDVERCRLKWGRTGCSILVDQLTTEAGRVLLNFFACFPDGIICLKTFDSTEIFVPAKCYELIRQIVEEIGVGHVLQVITPGEELYAVAGKWLTDTFPTLFWSPSAAYCIDLIFEDFGNLEWISIVIEQARSITRFVYNCSAVLSMVRRYTLGNDIVDPAFSHSSTNFSTIKRFVDLKHKLQTMITSQEWMDCPYSKKAEGLEMLDILSDKVFWSSCQMVVRLTAPLLGVLRIATSELKPAMGYIYAGIYRAKEAIKKALVKREDYMVYWNIIHNRWERLWNHPLHAAGFYLNPKFFYSIHEDMQNEILSRLFDCIERLVPDTRIQDKIVKEITLYKTAAGDFGRKMAIRARNNLLPTEWWSTYGGGCPNLSRLSIRILSQTCSLPMYKRNQMSFEQKVNSGNFIVSQHLSDLAFVQHNLQLRQMLTSKEQNFSDPLSFNSIGMVEEWIRPSDLLFEENGSSYWMVLDPSVNSMLIRPSNDEAEELGEGFDDDEIFNYGK, via the exons ATGAGTTCAATTATAAACCTTGAGGAGGTTCCAGTTACACCCATGAAACGTGATCCTGCATGGAAGCATGTTCAGATGTTTAAGAATGGGAAGAAGGAGCAACTTAAGTGCATATATTGCATGAAGTTGTTCAATGGTGGTGGCATTTATAGGGTTAAGGAACATCTTGCTTGTAGGAAGGGCAATGGATCCATTTGCAGTCTTGTTCCCAAGGATGTTAGGTTTCATATGCAGCAGAGCTTGGAAGATAGTGGGACGAAGAATATTAAGAAAGGGAAGAAGCAGAAGCAGCAGAAGCagcagaagaagcagaagatTGAGGAAGAGGTCATGCCCTTGGTTTCAAATCAggtggatgagaatgatgaggtAGTGGATGCTCGTGTTGGTGAGGGGATGAGTAAAAATGCAGcaatgaagaagaggaagaagcagaAGGCTGAAGAAGAAGAGACCATGGTTTCAAATCAGGTGTTTGAGAATCATGAATTAGTGGTTGCTGGTGAAGGAATGAGTATAAATTTAGTGGATGCTCATGTTGGTGAGGGGATGAGTAAAAATGCAGCaataaagaagaggaagaagcagaAGGCTGAAGAAGAAGAGACCATGGTTTCAAATCAGGTGTTTGAGAATCATGAATTAGTGGTTGCTGGTGAAGGAATGAGTATAAATTTAGTGGATGCTCATGCTGGTGAGGGGATGAGTAAAAATGCAGCaacgaagaagaggaagaagcagaAGGCTGAAGAAGAAGAGACCATGGTTTCAAATCAGGTGTTTGAGAATCATGAGTTAGTGGTTGCTGGTGAGGGAATGAGTATAAATGTAGAAATGACGAAGAACTCAACACCGATGCACTCTACAGATATTGATGCTGATTCTGAAGCTGTTCTTGCGGTGGAGAAAAATGCATTGGGTCCCAAAGGGTTTGACAATGACATTAAGACGGCAATAGGTCAGTTTTTGTATTATGTTGGTGCACCTTTTGATGCTGTGAACTCAGTCTATTTTAAACAGATGGTGGAGGCAATTTCTTCAAGGGGTTCGGGATTTGAGTGTCCCTCGCAGCATGAACTCCGCGGTTGGGTCCTGAAATACTCTGTGGAAGAAATGAAGAATGATGTAGAGAGGTGCAGGTTGAAATGGGGGAGGACAGGCTGTTCTATCTTGGTTGATCAGTTGACTACAGAAGCCGGTAGAGTGCTGCTAAATTTTTTTGCCTGTTTTCCCGATGGAATAATCTGTTTGAAAACCTTTGACTCGACCGAGATTTTTGTTCCCGCAAAGTGTTATGAGTTGATAAGACAAATAGTAGAAGAAATTGGAGTTGGACATGTGCTGCAAGTGATTACACCAGGTGAAGAACTATATGCTGTTGCTGGTAAGTGGCTAACTGATACTTTTCCTACCCTTTTTTGGAGCCCTTCAGCAGCTTATTGCATTGATCTGATATTTGAAGATTTTGGAAATCTTGAGTGGATTAGTATTGTGATTGAACAAGCTAGATCTATAACTAGATTTGTCTACAATTGTAGTGCAGTCTTGAGTATGGTTAGAAGGTATACTTTAGGGAATGATATTGTTGATCCTGCATTCTCACACTCGTCAACAAACTTTTCCACAATAAAACGATTTGTTGATCTCAAACACAAGTTACAGACCATGATCACATCTCAAGAGTGGATGGATTGTCCATACTCAAAGAAAGCAGAAGGTTTGGAAATGTTAGATATCCTGAGTGATAAAGTTTTTTGGTCCTCATGTCAAATGGTCGTTCGTCTAACAGCTCCTCTCTTGGGGGTCCTGAGAATAGCTACTAGTGAGTTGAAACCTGCAATGGGATACATTTATGCTGGAATTTACCGGGCAAAAGAAGCTATTAAGAAAGCACTTGTtaagagggaggattatatggtGTACTGGAATATTATACATAACAGATGGGAAAGGTTGTGGAATCATCCCCTTCATGCTGCTGGCTTCTACCTTAATCCAAAGTTCTTCTATAGTATTCATGAGGATATGCAAAATGAGATTCTCTCAAGGTTGTTTGATTGTATAGAGAGATTAGTTCCTGATACAAGAATCCAAGATAAAATTGTCAAGGAGATAACCTTATACAAGACTGCTGCTGGAGATTTCGGGAGAAAGATGGCAATCAGAGCTAGAAATAATCTGCTTCCTA CTGAATGGTGGTCAACATATGGAGGAGGCTGCCCCAACTTATCCCGTTTATCAATTCGTATTCTCAGTCAGACATGCAGTTTGCCAATGTACAAGAGAAACCAGATGTCTTTCGAACAAAAAGTGAATTCGGGGAATTTTATAGTAAGCCAACATCTCAGCGATCTTGCCTTTGTTCAGCACAACTTACAATTAAGACAAAT GCTCACTAGCAAAGAACAAAATTTTAGTGATCCGTTATCTTTCAATAGCATTGGCATGGTTGAGGAGTGGATCAGGCCAAGTGATTTACTCTTTGAAGAGAATGGGAGCTCATATTGGATGGTACTTGACCCTTCTGTTAACTCAATGCTCATAAGGCCGTCAAATGATGAAGCTGAAGAATTGGGCGAAG GGTTTGATGATGATGAAATTTTCAATTATGGGAAATAG
- the LOC107643374 gene encoding uncharacterized protein LOC107643374 isoform X2 has protein sequence MSSIINLEEVPVTPMKRDPAWKHVQMFKNGKKEQLKCIYCMKLFNGGGIYRVKEHLACRKGNGSICSLVPKDVRFHMQQSLEDSGTKNIKKGKKQKQQKQQKKQKIEEEVMPLVSNQVDENDEVVDARVGEGMSKNAAMKKRKKQKAEEEETMVSNQVFENHELVVAGEGMSINLVDAHVGEGMSKNAAIKKRKKQKAEEEETMVSNQVFENHELVVAGEGMSINVEMTKNSTPMHSTDIDADSEAVLAVEKNALGPKGFDNDIKTAIGQFLYYVGAPFDAVNSVYFKQMVEAISSRGSGFECPSQHELRGWVLKYSVEEMKNDVERCRLKWGRTGCSILVDQLTTEAGRVLLNFFACFPDGIICLKTFDSTEIFVPAKCYELIRQIVEEIGVGHVLQVITPGEELYAVAGKWLTDTFPTLFWSPSAAYCIDLIFEDFGNLEWISIVIEQARSITRFVYNCSAVLSMVRRYTLGNDIVDPAFSHSSTNFSTIKRFVDLKHKLQTMITSQEWMDCPYSKKAEGLEMLDILSDKVFWSSCQMVVRLTAPLLGVLRIATSELKPAMGYIYAGIYRAKEAIKKALVKREDYMVYWNIIHNRWERLWNHPLHAAGFYLNPKFFYSIHEDMQNEILSRLFDCIERLVPDTRIQDKIVKEITLYKTAAGDFGRKMAIRARNNLLPTEWWSTYGGGCPNLSRLSIRILSQTCSLPMYKRNQMSFEQKVNSGNFIVSQHLSDLAFVQHNLQLRQMLTSKEQNFSDPLSFNSIGMVEEWIRPSDLLFEENGSSYWMVLDPSVNSMLIRPSNDEAEELGEGFDDDEIFNYGK, from the exons ATGAGTTCAATTATAAACCTTGAGGAGGTTCCAGTTACACCCATGAAACGTGATCCTGCATGGAAGCATGTTCAGATGTTTAAGAATGGGAAGAAGGAGCAACTTAAGTGCATATATTGCATGAAGTTGTTCAATGGTGGTGGCATTTATAGGGTTAAGGAACATCTTGCTTGTAGGAAGGGCAATGGATCCATTTGCAGTCTTGTTCCCAAGGATGTTAGGTTTCATATGCAGCAGAGCTTGGAAGATAGTGGGACGAAGAATATTAAGAAAGGGAAGAAGCAGAAGCAGCAGAAGCagcagaagaagcagaagatTGAGGAAGAGGTCATGCCCTTGGTTTCAAATCAggtggatgagaatgatgaggtAGTGGATGCTCGTGTTGGTGAGGGGATGAGTAAAAATGCAGcaatgaagaagaggaagaagcagaAGGCTGAAGAAGAAGAGACCATGGTTTCAAATCAGGTGTTTGAGAATCATGAATTAGTGGTTGCTGGTGAAGGAATGAGTATAAATTTAGTGGATGCTCATGTTGGTGAGGGGATGAGTAAAAATGCAGCaataaagaagaggaagaagcagaAGGCTGAAGAAGAAGAGACCATGGTTTCAAATCAGGTGTTTGAGAATCATGAATTAGTGGTTGCTGGTGAAGGAATGAGTATAA ATGTAGAAATGACGAAGAACTCAACACCGATGCACTCTACAGATATTGATGCTGATTCTGAAGCTGTTCTTGCGGTGGAGAAAAATGCATTGGGTCCCAAAGGGTTTGACAATGACATTAAGACGGCAATAGGTCAGTTTTTGTATTATGTTGGTGCACCTTTTGATGCTGTGAACTCAGTCTATTTTAAACAGATGGTGGAGGCAATTTCTTCAAGGGGTTCGGGATTTGAGTGTCCCTCGCAGCATGAACTCCGCGGTTGGGTCCTGAAATACTCTGTGGAAGAAATGAAGAATGATGTAGAGAGGTGCAGGTTGAAATGGGGGAGGACAGGCTGTTCTATCTTGGTTGATCAGTTGACTACAGAAGCCGGTAGAGTGCTGCTAAATTTTTTTGCCTGTTTTCCCGATGGAATAATCTGTTTGAAAACCTTTGACTCGACCGAGATTTTTGTTCCCGCAAAGTGTTATGAGTTGATAAGACAAATAGTAGAAGAAATTGGAGTTGGACATGTGCTGCAAGTGATTACACCAGGTGAAGAACTATATGCTGTTGCTGGTAAGTGGCTAACTGATACTTTTCCTACCCTTTTTTGGAGCCCTTCAGCAGCTTATTGCATTGATCTGATATTTGAAGATTTTGGAAATCTTGAGTGGATTAGTATTGTGATTGAACAAGCTAGATCTATAACTAGATTTGTCTACAATTGTAGTGCAGTCTTGAGTATGGTTAGAAGGTATACTTTAGGGAATGATATTGTTGATCCTGCATTCTCACACTCGTCAACAAACTTTTCCACAATAAAACGATTTGTTGATCTCAAACACAAGTTACAGACCATGATCACATCTCAAGAGTGGATGGATTGTCCATACTCAAAGAAAGCAGAAGGTTTGGAAATGTTAGATATCCTGAGTGATAAAGTTTTTTGGTCCTCATGTCAAATGGTCGTTCGTCTAACAGCTCCTCTCTTGGGGGTCCTGAGAATAGCTACTAGTGAGTTGAAACCTGCAATGGGATACATTTATGCTGGAATTTACCGGGCAAAAGAAGCTATTAAGAAAGCACTTGTtaagagggaggattatatggtGTACTGGAATATTATACATAACAGATGGGAAAGGTTGTGGAATCATCCCCTTCATGCTGCTGGCTTCTACCTTAATCCAAAGTTCTTCTATAGTATTCATGAGGATATGCAAAATGAGATTCTCTCAAGGTTGTTTGATTGTATAGAGAGATTAGTTCCTGATACAAGAATCCAAGATAAAATTGTCAAGGAGATAACCTTATACAAGACTGCTGCTGGAGATTTCGGGAGAAAGATGGCAATCAGAGCTAGAAATAATCTGCTTCCTA CTGAATGGTGGTCAACATATGGAGGAGGCTGCCCCAACTTATCCCGTTTATCAATTCGTATTCTCAGTCAGACATGCAGTTTGCCAATGTACAAGAGAAACCAGATGTCTTTCGAACAAAAAGTGAATTCGGGGAATTTTATAGTAAGCCAACATCTCAGCGATCTTGCCTTTGTTCAGCACAACTTACAATTAAGACAAAT GCTCACTAGCAAAGAACAAAATTTTAGTGATCCGTTATCTTTCAATAGCATTGGCATGGTTGAGGAGTGGATCAGGCCAAGTGATTTACTCTTTGAAGAGAATGGGAGCTCATATTGGATGGTACTTGACCCTTCTGTTAACTCAATGCTCATAAGGCCGTCAAATGATGAAGCTGAAGAATTGGGCGAAG GGTTTGATGATGATGAAATTTTCAATTATGGGAAATAG
- the LOC107643374 gene encoding uncharacterized protein LOC107643374 isoform X3: MSSIINLEEVPVTPMKRDPAWKHVQMFKNGKKEQLKCIYCMKLFNGGGIYRVKEHLACRKGNGSICSLVPKDVRFHMQQSLEDSGTKNIKKGKKQKQQKQQKKQKIEEEVMPLVSNQVDENDEVVDARVGEGMSKNAAMKKRKKQKAEEEETMVSNQVFENHELVVAGEGMSINLVDAHVGEGMSKNAAIKKRKKQKAEEEETMVSNQVFENHELVVAGEGMSINLVDAHAGEGMSKNAATKKRKKQKAEEEETMVSNQVFENHELVVAGEGMSINVEMTKNSTPMHSTDIDADSEAVLAVEKNALGPKGFDNDIKTAIGQFLYYVGAPFDAVNSVYFKQMVEAISSRGSGFECPSQHELRGWVLKYSVEEMKNDVERCRLKWGRTGCSILVDQLTTEAGRVLLNFFACFPDGIICLKTFDSTEIFVPAKCYELIRQIVEEIGVGHVLQVITPGEELYAVAGKWLTDTFPTLFWSPSAAYCIDLIFEDFGNLEWISIVIEQARSITRFVYNCSAVLSMVRRYTLGNDIVDPAFSHSSTNFSTIKRFVDLKHKLQTMITSQEWMDCPYSKKAEGLEMLDILSDKVFWSSCQMVVRLTAPLLGVLRIATSELKPAMGYIYAGIYRAKEAIKKALVKREDYMVYWNIIHNRWERLWNHPLHAAGFYLNPKFFYSIHEDMQNEILSRLFDCIERLVPDTRIQDKIVKEITLYKTAAGDFGRKMAIRARNNLLPTEWWSTYGGGCPNLSRLSIRILSQTCSLPMYKRNQMSFEQKVNSGNFIAH; this comes from the exons ATGAGTTCAATTATAAACCTTGAGGAGGTTCCAGTTACACCCATGAAACGTGATCCTGCATGGAAGCATGTTCAGATGTTTAAGAATGGGAAGAAGGAGCAACTTAAGTGCATATATTGCATGAAGTTGTTCAATGGTGGTGGCATTTATAGGGTTAAGGAACATCTTGCTTGTAGGAAGGGCAATGGATCCATTTGCAGTCTTGTTCCCAAGGATGTTAGGTTTCATATGCAGCAGAGCTTGGAAGATAGTGGGACGAAGAATATTAAGAAAGGGAAGAAGCAGAAGCAGCAGAAGCagcagaagaagcagaagatTGAGGAAGAGGTCATGCCCTTGGTTTCAAATCAggtggatgagaatgatgaggtAGTGGATGCTCGTGTTGGTGAGGGGATGAGTAAAAATGCAGcaatgaagaagaggaagaagcagaAGGCTGAAGAAGAAGAGACCATGGTTTCAAATCAGGTGTTTGAGAATCATGAATTAGTGGTTGCTGGTGAAGGAATGAGTATAAATTTAGTGGATGCTCATGTTGGTGAGGGGATGAGTAAAAATGCAGCaataaagaagaggaagaagcagaAGGCTGAAGAAGAAGAGACCATGGTTTCAAATCAGGTGTTTGAGAATCATGAATTAGTGGTTGCTGGTGAAGGAATGAGTATAAATTTAGTGGATGCTCATGCTGGTGAGGGGATGAGTAAAAATGCAGCaacgaagaagaggaagaagcagaAGGCTGAAGAAGAAGAGACCATGGTTTCAAATCAGGTGTTTGAGAATCATGAGTTAGTGGTTGCTGGTGAGGGAATGAGTATAAATGTAGAAATGACGAAGAACTCAACACCGATGCACTCTACAGATATTGATGCTGATTCTGAAGCTGTTCTTGCGGTGGAGAAAAATGCATTGGGTCCCAAAGGGTTTGACAATGACATTAAGACGGCAATAGGTCAGTTTTTGTATTATGTTGGTGCACCTTTTGATGCTGTGAACTCAGTCTATTTTAAACAGATGGTGGAGGCAATTTCTTCAAGGGGTTCGGGATTTGAGTGTCCCTCGCAGCATGAACTCCGCGGTTGGGTCCTGAAATACTCTGTGGAAGAAATGAAGAATGATGTAGAGAGGTGCAGGTTGAAATGGGGGAGGACAGGCTGTTCTATCTTGGTTGATCAGTTGACTACAGAAGCCGGTAGAGTGCTGCTAAATTTTTTTGCCTGTTTTCCCGATGGAATAATCTGTTTGAAAACCTTTGACTCGACCGAGATTTTTGTTCCCGCAAAGTGTTATGAGTTGATAAGACAAATAGTAGAAGAAATTGGAGTTGGACATGTGCTGCAAGTGATTACACCAGGTGAAGAACTATATGCTGTTGCTGGTAAGTGGCTAACTGATACTTTTCCTACCCTTTTTTGGAGCCCTTCAGCAGCTTATTGCATTGATCTGATATTTGAAGATTTTGGAAATCTTGAGTGGATTAGTATTGTGATTGAACAAGCTAGATCTATAACTAGATTTGTCTACAATTGTAGTGCAGTCTTGAGTATGGTTAGAAGGTATACTTTAGGGAATGATATTGTTGATCCTGCATTCTCACACTCGTCAACAAACTTTTCCACAATAAAACGATTTGTTGATCTCAAACACAAGTTACAGACCATGATCACATCTCAAGAGTGGATGGATTGTCCATACTCAAAGAAAGCAGAAGGTTTGGAAATGTTAGATATCCTGAGTGATAAAGTTTTTTGGTCCTCATGTCAAATGGTCGTTCGTCTAACAGCTCCTCTCTTGGGGGTCCTGAGAATAGCTACTAGTGAGTTGAAACCTGCAATGGGATACATTTATGCTGGAATTTACCGGGCAAAAGAAGCTATTAAGAAAGCACTTGTtaagagggaggattatatggtGTACTGGAATATTATACATAACAGATGGGAAAGGTTGTGGAATCATCCCCTTCATGCTGCTGGCTTCTACCTTAATCCAAAGTTCTTCTATAGTATTCATGAGGATATGCAAAATGAGATTCTCTCAAGGTTGTTTGATTGTATAGAGAGATTAGTTCCTGATACAAGAATCCAAGATAAAATTGTCAAGGAGATAACCTTATACAAGACTGCTGCTGGAGATTTCGGGAGAAAGATGGCAATCAGAGCTAGAAATAATCTGCTTCCTA CTGAATGGTGGTCAACATATGGAGGAGGCTGCCCCAACTTATCCCGTTTATCAATTCGTATTCTCAGTCAGACATGCAGTTTGCCAATGTACAAGAGAAACCAGATGTCTTTCGAACAAAAAGTGAATTCGGGGAATTTTATA GCTCACTAG